A stretch of the Mycobacterium shigaense genome encodes the following:
- a CDS encoding TetR/AcrR family transcriptional regulator translates to MPTVTWARVDPARRAAIIEAAEEEFGAHGFSRGSLNVIARRAGVAKGSLFQYFADKRDLFAFIADIGSQRVRDYMEGRIRELDPGRPFFEFLTDWLDVWVSYFADHPHERALHAAASLEVDTDARISVRSVIHRHYLEVLRPLVRDAQRRGDFRADADIDAMLSLLLLICPHLALAPYLRGLDPILGLDEPTPEQPALAVRRLVAVLAAAFSASPESPSAAVDSAPLRSEEVT, encoded by the coding sequence GTGCCGACGGTCACATGGGCGCGGGTCGATCCGGCTCGGCGCGCGGCGATTATCGAGGCCGCCGAGGAAGAATTCGGGGCGCACGGATTCTCCCGCGGCAGCCTGAACGTCATCGCCCGGCGGGCGGGGGTAGCCAAAGGCAGCCTCTTCCAATACTTTGCGGACAAGCGGGACCTGTTCGCGTTCATCGCCGACATCGGCAGCCAGCGCGTGCGCGACTACATGGAGGGCCGGATCCGCGAGCTGGACCCGGGCCGGCCGTTCTTCGAATTCCTCACCGACTGGCTCGACGTCTGGGTTAGCTACTTCGCCGACCACCCGCACGAGCGCGCGCTGCACGCCGCGGCCTCGCTGGAGGTCGACACCGACGCCCGCATCAGCGTGCGGTCCGTCATTCACCGCCACTACCTCGAAGTGCTGCGGCCGCTGGTGCGGGACGCCCAGAGGCGGGGCGACTTCCGCGCCGACGCCGACATCGACGCGATGCTGTCGCTGCTGCTGTTGATCTGCCCGCACCTGGCGCTCGCGCCCTACCTGCGCGGCCTGGACCCGATCCTCGGGCTCGACGAGCCGACGCCCGAGCAACCGGCGCTGGCGGTGCGCCGGCTGGTGGCCGTGCTGGCCGCGGCATTCTCGGCATCGCCTGAAAGCCCAAGCGCCGCCGTCGACTCAGCCCCATTGCGATCTGAGGAGGTCACATGA
- a CDS encoding R2-like ligand-binding oxidase: MNRTRIASMAQGGLNWDSLPLKLFAGGNAKFWNPADIDFSRDREDWERLTDDERHYATRLCAEFIAGEESVTQDIQPFMAAMRAEGRLGDEMYLTQFAFEEAKHVQVFRMWLDAVGVTDDLHPFIDDVPTYRTIFYEELPECLSALTVDPSPAAQVRASVTYNHMVEGMLALTGYYIWHKICVQRGILPGMQELVRRIGDDERRHMAWGTFTCRRHVAADDANWGVFETRMNELMPLGLRLIEEGFVLYDPMPFGLSTDESMAYAADKGMRRFGTISSARGRPVAEIDLDYSPVQLEDTFADEDEKALASV, from the coding sequence ATGAACAGAACCCGAATTGCCTCGATGGCACAAGGCGGACTCAACTGGGATAGCTTGCCGCTCAAGCTGTTTGCCGGAGGTAATGCGAAATTCTGGAACCCCGCCGACATCGACTTCTCCCGCGATCGCGAGGACTGGGAACGGCTGACCGACGACGAACGCCACTACGCGACCCGGTTGTGCGCCGAGTTCATCGCCGGCGAGGAATCGGTGACCCAGGACATCCAGCCGTTCATGGCCGCGATGCGGGCCGAGGGCCGGCTGGGCGACGAGATGTATCTGACGCAATTCGCCTTCGAGGAAGCCAAGCATGTCCAGGTCTTCCGCATGTGGCTCGACGCCGTCGGCGTCACCGACGACCTGCATCCGTTCATCGACGACGTCCCGACCTACCGCACGATCTTCTACGAGGAACTGCCAGAGTGCTTGAGCGCCTTGACCGTTGACCCGTCGCCGGCCGCCCAGGTCCGGGCGTCGGTCACCTACAACCACATGGTCGAGGGCATGCTGGCGCTGACGGGCTACTACATCTGGCACAAGATCTGCGTGCAACGTGGCATCCTGCCCGGCATGCAGGAGCTGGTGCGGCGCATCGGCGACGACGAGCGGCGCCACATGGCCTGGGGCACCTTCACCTGCCGCCGGCACGTCGCCGCCGACGACGCCAACTGGGGCGTGTTCGAAACGCGGATGAACGAGCTGATGCCGCTCGGGCTGCGCCTCATCGAAGAGGGGTTCGTCCTGTACGACCCGATGCCCTTCGGTCTGTCGACGGACGAGTCCATGGCCTACGCGGCGGACAAGGGGATGCGCCGGTTCGGCACCATCTCCAGCGCCCGGGGGCGCCCGGTCGCCGAGATCGACCTCGACTACTCACCGGTGCAGCTCGAGGATACCTTCGCCGACGAGGACGAAAAGGCCCTGGCGAGCGTCTGA
- a CDS encoding NADP-dependent succinic semialdehyde dehydrogenase, producing the protein MPIATINPATGETVKTFTPATDDEVDAAIARAYARYQDYRHNTTFAQRAQWANATADLLEAEADEVAAMMTLEMGKTLKSAKAETLKCAKGFRYYAEHAEQLLADEPADAKAVGAKRAYTRYQPLGVVLAVMPWNFPLWQAVRFAAPGLMAGNVGILKHASNVPQSALYLSDVITRGGFPEGCFQTLLVSSSAVERILRDPRVAAATLTGSEPAGQSVAAIAGDEIKPTVLELGGSDPFIVMPSANLDEAAKTAVTARVQNNGQSCIAAKRFIIHTDIYDAFVEKFTERMQALKIGDPTDPDTDVGPLATESGRDEIAKQVDDAAAAGATIRLGGKSIDRPGWFYPPTVVTDITKEMALYTEEVFGPVASMYRAKDIDEAIEIANATTFGLGSNAWTNDEAEQQRFIDDIEAGQVFINGMTVSYPELGFGGVKRSGYGRELAAPGIRAFVNAKTVWVG; encoded by the coding sequence GTGCCCATTGCCACCATCAACCCGGCTACCGGCGAGACAGTCAAAACCTTCACCCCGGCGACGGACGACGAGGTCGATGCCGCGATCGCCCGTGCGTATGCCCGGTATCAGGACTACCGCCACAACACCACCTTCGCCCAGCGCGCGCAGTGGGCCAACGCCACCGCCGACCTCTTGGAAGCGGAGGCCGACGAGGTCGCGGCGATGATGACCCTGGAGATGGGCAAGACCCTGAAGTCGGCCAAGGCCGAAACGCTCAAGTGCGCCAAGGGTTTTCGCTACTACGCCGAGCACGCCGAGCAGCTGCTCGCCGACGAGCCGGCCGACGCCAAGGCGGTGGGCGCGAAGCGCGCCTACACCCGCTACCAGCCGCTCGGGGTGGTGCTGGCCGTGATGCCGTGGAACTTCCCGCTCTGGCAGGCCGTCCGGTTCGCCGCGCCGGGCCTGATGGCCGGCAACGTGGGCATCCTCAAGCACGCCTCGAATGTGCCCCAGAGCGCGCTGTACCTGTCCGATGTGATCACCCGGGGCGGCTTCCCCGAGGGCTGCTTCCAGACGCTGCTGGTGTCGTCCAGCGCCGTCGAGCGCATCCTGCGCGACCCGCGCGTCGCAGCGGCGACGCTGACCGGCAGCGAGCCGGCCGGGCAGTCGGTCGCCGCCATCGCCGGCGACGAGATCAAGCCGACGGTGCTCGAGCTCGGCGGCAGCGACCCGTTCATCGTGATGCCGTCGGCCAATCTGGACGAGGCTGCCAAGACCGCGGTCACCGCCCGCGTGCAGAACAACGGCCAGTCCTGTATCGCCGCCAAGCGGTTCATCATCCACACCGACATTTACGACGCGTTCGTCGAGAAGTTCACCGAGCGGATGCAGGCGCTGAAGATCGGCGACCCCACCGACCCGGACACCGATGTGGGCCCGCTGGCTACGGAGTCGGGCCGCGACGAGATCGCCAAGCAGGTCGACGACGCCGCAGCGGCCGGGGCCACCATCCGCTTGGGCGGTAAGTCCATCGACCGGCCCGGTTGGTTTTACCCGCCGACCGTGGTCACCGACATCACCAAGGAGATGGCGCTGTACACCGAGGAGGTGTTCGGCCCGGTGGCATCGATGTACCGCGCCAAGGACATCGACGAGGCCATCGAGATCGCCAACGCCACCACGTTCGGGTTGGGGTCCAACGCCTGGACCAACGACGAGGCGGAGCAACAACGCTTCATCGACGACATCGAGGCCGGGCAAGTCTTCATCAACGGGATGACGGTGTCCTACCCCGAGTTGGGGTTCGGCGGCGTCAAACGTTCGGGCTACGGCCGCGAGCTTGCCGCCCCAGGCATCCGCGCCTTCGTCAACGCCAAGACCGTCTGGGTCGGTTAG
- a CDS encoding acetolactate synthase large subunit, with product MSRAAELMVKCLENEGVAVVFGLPGEENIRFVQALASSTIRYVLTRHEQGAAFMAEMYGRVTGRAAVVSATLGPGAINMQLGVADATTNSTPMVAISAQVGQDREYKESHQYVDLVSMFAPITRWAARVPTPHAIPEMFRKAFKLAESERPAAVYLAVPENIDADAADYPDLNPLPRNVVRADAPAPGQIERAAEILRAAKRPVVLAGHGAARSHATEALVRFSDKLGIPVANTFHGKGVMPDDHPNAIGTLGFMRHDYVNFGFDNADVVVTVGYELQEFDPVRINPQADKKIIHIHRFPAEVDAHYSVDVGIIGDISASVDALTDALAGHGFDAEPEVPGSGLLAEEFARGQQDSRYPLAPARVVADTREALGRNDIVLVDTGATKMWMARLYPTYEPNTCLISNGLSTMSFALPGALGVKLAIPESKVLAVVGDGAFLMNSQEIETAVRERIPLVVLIWEDGGYGLIEWKMDLELGEHYYVKFGNPDIIKYAESFGAKGYRINSAEELLPTLRTALADDGVSLICCPVDYSENLRLTDRLGELDETL from the coding sequence ATGAGTAGAGCGGCTGAACTGATGGTCAAGTGCCTGGAAAACGAGGGCGTTGCCGTGGTGTTCGGCCTGCCGGGCGAGGAGAACATCCGCTTCGTGCAGGCGCTGGCGTCCTCGACGATCCGCTACGTGCTGACCCGGCACGAGCAGGGGGCGGCGTTCATGGCCGAGATGTACGGGCGGGTGACCGGCCGGGCGGCAGTGGTGTCGGCCACGCTGGGTCCCGGCGCGATCAACATGCAGCTGGGCGTCGCCGACGCGACCACCAACAGCACCCCGATGGTGGCGATCTCCGCGCAGGTCGGTCAGGATCGCGAGTACAAGGAGTCCCACCAATACGTCGACCTGGTGTCGATGTTCGCCCCGATCACCCGGTGGGCGGCCAGGGTCCCCACCCCGCACGCGATTCCGGAGATGTTCCGCAAGGCGTTCAAGCTCGCCGAGAGCGAACGCCCAGCCGCCGTCTACCTGGCGGTGCCGGAGAACATAGATGCAGATGCCGCCGACTATCCCGATCTGAACCCGTTGCCGCGCAATGTGGTTCGTGCCGACGCGCCGGCGCCCGGGCAGATCGAGCGCGCGGCAGAAATTCTGCGGGCCGCGAAGCGACCGGTGGTGCTGGCCGGGCACGGCGCCGCCCGCAGCCATGCGACCGAGGCGCTGGTGCGCTTCTCCGACAAGCTCGGCATCCCCGTGGCCAACACCTTCCACGGCAAGGGCGTCATGCCCGACGATCACCCCAACGCCATCGGGACGCTAGGGTTCATGCGGCATGACTACGTCAACTTCGGCTTCGACAACGCCGACGTCGTCGTCACGGTCGGCTACGAGCTGCAGGAGTTCGACCCCGTCCGGATCAACCCCCAGGCCGACAAGAAGATCATCCACATCCACCGTTTCCCGGCGGAGGTCGACGCGCACTATTCGGTCGACGTCGGCATCATCGGCGACATCAGCGCCTCGGTGGATGCGCTCACCGACGCGCTCGCCGGCCACGGCTTCGACGCCGAGCCGGAGGTCCCCGGATCGGGCTTGCTGGCCGAGGAATTCGCTCGGGGACAACAGGATTCGCGCTATCCCCTGGCGCCCGCGCGGGTGGTGGCCGACACCCGAGAGGCGTTGGGCCGCAACGACATCGTGCTGGTTGACACCGGGGCCACCAAGATGTGGATGGCCCGGCTCTACCCGACGTACGAGCCGAACACATGCCTGATCTCGAATGGTTTGTCCACCATGAGTTTTGCGCTGCCGGGGGCGCTCGGTGTCAAGCTGGCCATCCCCGAGTCCAAGGTGTTGGCCGTCGTGGGCGACGGGGCCTTCCTGATGAACTCGCAGGAGATCGAGACCGCGGTGCGCGAACGCATTCCGTTGGTGGTGCTCATCTGGGAGGACGGCGGCTACGGGCTCATCGAATGGAAGATGGATCTCGAACTCGGCGAGCACTACTACGTGAAGTTCGGCAATCCCGACATCATCAAATACGCGGAAAGCTTTGGCGCCAAGGGCTACCGGATTAACAGTGCCGAGGAACTATTGCCGACGCTGCGGACCGCGCTGGCCGACGACGGCGTCTCGCTGATCTGCTGCCCGGTGGACTACTCGGAGAACCTGCGGCTGACCGACCGGCTGGGGGAGTTGGACGAGACGCTCTAG
- a CDS encoding LysR family transcriptional regulator, whose protein sequence is MLFRQLEYFVTLARERHFARAAEASHVSQPALSEAIRKLEHELKVPLVRRGQKFEGLTPEGERLVHWARRILADRDALTLEVAALQTGLVGELRLGVVPNAATTVALLTDPFCAAHPLVRVQVEANLRSAEIIERIRRFELDAGMLYPDRHDTQELLVTPLYQEHQVLVVGGDLLAGKPDTISWSDALALPLCLLTVGMRGRRVIDDALATQSLTINPQLETDSVATLFAHIATGRWASIVPHTWIRVLGVPAGASVLRLHDPSVTAPMALVTNAAEPGSVITRVLLQTAQDADLGEAFGRV, encoded by the coding sequence ATGCTGTTTCGTCAGCTGGAGTACTTTGTCACGCTGGCCCGCGAGCGTCATTTCGCCCGCGCCGCCGAGGCCAGCCACGTGTCCCAGCCCGCGCTGTCGGAGGCCATCCGCAAGCTCGAACACGAACTAAAGGTGCCGTTGGTCCGGCGCGGACAGAAGTTCGAGGGCCTGACGCCCGAGGGCGAACGGCTGGTGCATTGGGCCCGGCGCATCCTGGCCGACCGTGACGCGCTCACGCTCGAAGTCGCGGCGCTGCAGACCGGCCTCGTCGGCGAGCTGCGTCTAGGCGTGGTGCCCAACGCCGCGACTACCGTAGCGCTGCTGACGGATCCGTTTTGCGCCGCGCATCCGTTGGTGCGGGTGCAGGTGGAGGCCAACCTGCGTTCGGCCGAGATCATCGAACGGATCCGCCGATTCGAATTGGACGCGGGCATGCTCTACCCGGACCGACACGACACCCAGGAACTGCTGGTCACCCCGCTGTATCAGGAACACCAGGTGCTCGTCGTCGGCGGCGACCTGCTGGCCGGGAAGCCCGACACCATCAGTTGGTCTGATGCCCTGGCGCTGCCGCTGTGCCTGCTGACCGTGGGGATGCGCGGACGACGCGTCATCGACGATGCGCTGGCCACCCAGAGCCTGACCATCAATCCGCAACTCGAAACCGATTCTGTCGCAACATTATTCGCGCACATCGCCACCGGTCGCTGGGCGAGCATCGTGCCGCACACCTGGATACGAGTCCTCGGGGTCCCCGCCGGCGCTTCGGTGCTGCGGCTGCACGATCCGTCGGTCACGGCGCCGATGGCGCTCGTCACCAACGCCGCTGAACCCGGCTCGGTCATCACCCGGGTGCTGCTGCAGACCGCGCAGGACGCGGACCTCGGCGAGGCATTCGGCCGCGTTTGA